In Streptomyces sp. HUAS ZL42, the DNA window TCCGACCCACGGTGCACCACTCCGGCACCGCTAGGGGCACGGAGGGGTCACGAAGGAGCGGGCAGGCCCGTGGAGCTCAACGCCGTCGACGTGACCAAACACCGAGGCCATCGGCGACCTCCGACTGGACATGCCGATCGCCGTCAGACGGGACAGAGCGCATCCGTCGTTCAGCCCCTAGAGAGCCAGTCACGCCAGCGCCCCGGCATCGACCCCGCCCTCGCCTTGACGCCGTTGGCGACACGGCCGTACGCGGCGAGGGCCTGCAGCCGGCCCACGGCACGCCCTCATGAATCGCCGATAACAACTTCCTGTTGTCGTTGACTACGACCCCTGTTATCGTCGATTACATGGATACGAGATCAGCGCTAATCGAGGCGACGGCGGAGCTGCTCGCCCACTCCCCCGGTGGCGACGTGTCGACCCGCGCGATCAGCGAGGCCGCCGGCGTCCAACAGCCCGTGCTGTACCGGCTGTTCGGCGACAAGAACGGGCTGCTCAGAGCCACGGTCGACCATGTCTGGGACCAGTACCTGGGCAGCAAGAGGGCCGCCGAGAAGTCGGCGGACCCGTTGCAGGACCTGCGGGCGGGATGGGACAGCCACACTGCGTTCGCGCTGGCACACCCCAACGCCTACAAGCTGATGTTCTCCTCGGCGCCGGGCTCAGAGCCCGAGGCCGCGGAGGAGGCCATGCGCATCCTGCGTGAGGTCCTCGAGCGGCTCGCCAAGCAGGGGCGCCTGCGCGTCACACCGGATGTGGCCGCACGCATGGTCATGTCGGCAAACACCGGCGTCGCCCTCGCCCTGATCACGCGTCCCGCGCTGTACCCGGACCTGGACCTGTCCATCATGGTCCGCGATGCGATCCACCGGGCCATCCTTCTCGCTCCGGCAGCAGACGCCGCAGCGCAGGATGTACGGCTGGCAGCAGCCACGACGCTGCTGTCGTCCGTGGA includes these proteins:
- a CDS encoding TetR/AcrR family transcriptional regulator, whose protein sequence is MDTRSALIEATAELLAHSPGGDVSTRAISEAAGVQQPVLYRLFGDKNGLLRATVDHVWDQYLGSKRAAEKSADPLQDLRAGWDSHTAFALAHPNAYKLMFSSAPGSEPEAAEEAMRILREVLERLAKQGRLRVTPDVAARMVMSANTGVALALITRPALYPDLDLSIMVRDAIHRAILLAPAADAAAQDVRLAAATTLLSSVDEFTPQPFTPAESALLKQWLTQIARSSQTS